A genomic region of Magnolia sinica isolate HGM2019 chromosome 6, MsV1, whole genome shotgun sequence contains the following coding sequences:
- the LOC131248484 gene encoding dehydration-responsive element-binding protein 1A-like yields the protein MHTKHLALLASYKILSNSSVFFTGKVTNPMISTLQLLSTLTNFPMQASSYSSNFRPYGPLENLSPSSSGTHQGISDEEMIATIETSPPKRRAGRMKFRETRHPIYKGVRQRNGGKWVCEMREPCKKTRIWLGTFPTAEMAARAHDVAALALRGRSACLNFADSVWLLPVPGSSSVKDIQKTAAEAAERFRPSKSAAEAFHPLKSEINRRNEKDPVKCVNLSPLENVLYMDEEAIFDMPGLLASMAEGLLLSPPPFVSWDDVEEGADVSLWSYSI from the coding sequence ATGCATACAAAGCATCTTGCACTCCTCGCCTCATATAAAATCCTTTCCAATTCCTCTGTTTTTTTCACAGGAAAAGTTACAAATCCCATGATCTCGACACTTCAGCTTCTTTCAACTCTCACTAATTTCCCTATGCAGGCTTCCAGCTACAGCTCCAATTTCCGACCATATGGCCCACTGGAGAACTTATCACCGTCCAGCAGTGGAACCCATCAAGGTATCTCGGATGAGGAGATGATCGCCACCATCGAGACCAGTCCTCCTAAACGACGGGCCGGACGGATGAAATTCCGTGAGACGCGACATCCCATCTACAAGGGTGTCCGGCAGAGGAATGGAGGGAAGTGGGTGTGCGAGATGCGGGAACCGTGCAAGAAGACGAGGATATGGCTCGGGACTTTCCCGACAGCTGAGATGGCTGCACGTGCCCATGATGTGGCCGCCCTGGCCCTTAGAGGCCGATCGGCCTGTCTCAATTTCGCCGACTCTGTTTGGCTTCTGCCCGTTCCTGGTTCTAGCAGTGTTAAAGACATTCAGAAAACTGCGGCTGAGGCCGCGGAAAGATTCCGTCCTTCGAAATCTGCTGCCGAAGCGTTCCATCCTTTGAAATCTGAAATCAATAGAAGGAATGAAAAGGATCCGGTGAAGTGTGTAAATCTTTCCCCACTGGAGAATGTGTTGTACATGGATGAGGAAGCCATTTTCGACATGCCGGGATTGCTTGCCAGCATGGCAGAGGGGCTGCTGCTTTCTCCCCCTCCATTTGTCTCGTGGGATGACGTGGAAGAAGGTGCCGACGTGTCTCTATGGAGCTACTCAATTTGA